A stretch of Pirellulales bacterium DNA encodes these proteins:
- a CDS encoding Ppx/GppA phosphatase family protein, translated as MDDKQIFLSTELAHRLAAIDIGSNSVRLMVAEPLRGGNYRILDEEREPTRLGRTLSSTGTLDAQAVELTLAALRRFKQIAAGYQVAELRTIATCAVREAVNGPEYCRRVKDEVGIDVEVISSDLEAHLAFYSVQRAFDLSGKNVVVADIGGGSTEIVLASGNVIESIVSTSLGAVRLTEIYGNGPGMAGEDYQRMIDAIDRTLKKQAQREFFPPHLLIGSGGTFTSMAEMMMASRKQVGLPTRGYLLSRAEVSHMLDRLRKMPLKTRRQVPGLAPDRADIIVAGIAVVDRLMRHFKVNLLQVHSRGVRDGLLLTMIDNTLGAPSANPADREAAINRFAAACTGEYELAHGRQVARLAGRIFEQIAEQFRLNPDDRPLLEAAARLQDVGYLINYDQHHKHSYHLILNSRLAGFRPRELELIANIARYHRGARPKQKHANFRQLPSEDQRRVEQLAAILRLAGGLDRSHSQQVKDVTLGRTDKHAEKKLELLVHSEFNPEVDLWGARRRTKLFKRVFGTKLGVEWAGEQKSNDSSLADLKSDHFQVQGLQPLDLPSQTGKTSNGAAHSNGANGASNGTKQTNGRSPKSARKSRELER; from the coding sequence ATGGACGATAAGCAAATTTTCCTGTCGACCGAATTAGCTCACCGGCTGGCGGCGATCGACATCGGCTCCAACAGCGTGCGGCTCATGGTGGCGGAACCGCTGCGCGGCGGCAATTACCGAATTTTGGACGAAGAGCGCGAGCCCACCCGGTTGGGCCGCACCCTCAGTTCCACGGGCACACTCGATGCACAGGCCGTGGAGCTTACCCTGGCAGCCTTGCGGCGGTTCAAACAAATTGCCGCCGGTTATCAAGTGGCGGAGCTGAGGACCATTGCCACGTGTGCCGTGCGCGAGGCTGTGAACGGGCCTGAGTATTGCCGCCGCGTGAAAGACGAAGTGGGCATCGACGTGGAAGTCATCAGCTCCGATCTGGAAGCTCACCTGGCGTTTTACAGCGTTCAGCGGGCTTTTGACCTCAGCGGCAAAAATGTGGTCGTGGCCGACATTGGCGGCGGCAGCACCGAGATTGTGCTGGCCAGCGGCAATGTCATTGAATCGATCGTCAGCACCTCGTTGGGGGCGGTGCGGCTCACCGAAATTTACGGCAACGGGCCGGGCATGGCCGGCGAAGATTACCAGCGGATGATCGATGCCATCGACCGTACCCTGAAGAAGCAGGCCCAGCGCGAATTCTTTCCCCCTCACCTCCTGATTGGCTCCGGCGGCACCTTCACCAGCATGGCCGAAATGATGATGGCCTCGCGCAAGCAGGTCGGTTTGCCGACGCGTGGCTATTTGCTCTCGCGGGCTGAAGTCAGCCACATGCTCGATCGCCTCCGCAAAATGCCGTTAAAAACCCGGCGGCAAGTCCCGGGGTTGGCGCCCGATCGGGCCGACATCATCGTGGCGGGCATTGCGGTGGTCGATCGGTTGATGCGGCACTTCAAAGTCAACTTGCTGCAAGTTCACAGCCGCGGGGTGCGCGACGGTTTGTTGCTGACGATGATCGACAACACTCTGGGCGCTCCCAGCGCAAATCCGGCGGATCGAGAAGCTGCCATTAATCGCTTCGCTGCCGCTTGCACCGGTGAGTACGAATTGGCGCATGGCCGCCAGGTGGCGCGCTTGGCCGGCCGGATTTTTGAACAAATCGCCGAGCAATTCCGCCTAAACCCGGACGATCGCCCGCTGTTGGAAGCGGCTGCCCGCTTGCAGGACGTGGGCTACTTGATCAATTACGATCAACATCACAAGCACAGTTATCATTTGATTTTGAACAGCCGGCTGGCCGGTTTCCGCCCGCGAGAGTTGGAGCTAATCGCCAACATTGCCCGGTATCACCGCGGCGCGCGTCCCAAGCAAAAGCACGCCAATTTCCGTCAGCTTCCCTCCGAAGATCAGCGCCGCGTGGAACAATTGGCCGCGATCCTGCGTCTAGCCGGCGGATTAGATCGCAGCCATAGCCAACAAGTGAAAGACGTAACGCTAGGGCGGACTGACAAGCACGCCGAGAAAAAATTGGAACTCCTGGTGCACTCCGAATTCAATCCGGAAGTCGATTTGTGGGGCGCCCGCCGGCGCACCAAATTATTTAAGCGGGTATTCGGAACGAAGCTCGGCGTGGAGTGGGCTGGCGAGCAAAAATCGAATGATTCTTCATTGGCCGATTTGAAATCCGACCACTTTCAAGTCCAGGGGTTGCAACCCCTGGACTTGCCTTCCCAAACCGGAAAAACTTCCAACGGTGCGGCTCACAGCAACGGCGCTAATGGCGCTTCGAATGGCACAAAGCAAACCAACGGCCGCTCGCCAAAATCTGCTCGCAAATCGCGCGAGCTGGAACGCTAA
- a CDS encoding bifunctional riboflavin kinase/FAD synthetase, translating to MKLLRDLADLPAAVRGGAVAIGNFDGVHRGHARIVERLLIQARQCGGPAVVFTFDPHPVRLLRPQHAPPPLTWTDRKAELLAELGVDTTIAYPTDDALLQLSPEQFFKKIVGNTLQARAMVEGTNFFFGHHRAGNIEVLRQLCAAQGTALEVVEPLMLAGAPVSSSRVRQCIAAGQIDQANQMLTHPYRIRGMVRHGAARGAKIGFPTANVDAVDTLLPGVGVYAGRCTAEGATWPAAINVGSNPTFGEQTLKVEVHLIGFHDSLYSQPLEVDFLARLRDIVQFADVDALKTQLARDVAAAEKAFQQFAHEQP from the coding sequence ATGAAGCTGTTGCGTGATCTTGCCGATTTGCCCGCTGCAGTCCGAGGCGGGGCCGTGGCCATTGGCAATTTTGACGGTGTGCACCGGGGGCATGCGCGAATCGTGGAGCGGCTTTTAATTCAGGCCCGGCAGTGTGGTGGCCCCGCGGTGGTGTTCACGTTCGATCCGCATCCTGTGCGCTTGTTGCGCCCGCAGCACGCACCGCCACCGCTCACTTGGACCGACCGCAAAGCGGAGCTGCTGGCCGAGCTGGGGGTCGACACTACCATCGCCTATCCCACCGACGACGCACTTTTACAACTTTCGCCCGAACAGTTTTTTAAAAAAATCGTAGGCAATACGCTCCAGGCCCGCGCCATGGTCGAGGGGACGAACTTTTTTTTCGGCCACCATCGGGCAGGCAATATCGAAGTGCTGCGGCAATTATGCGCGGCACAGGGCACTGCGCTGGAAGTGGTGGAACCCTTGATGCTTGCTGGGGCGCCGGTTTCGAGTTCTCGCGTGCGGCAGTGCATTGCCGCTGGACAGATTGACCAAGCCAATCAAATGTTGACGCACCCGTATCGGATTCGTGGAATGGTTCGACATGGTGCGGCGCGCGGGGCAAAAATCGGTTTCCCCACGGCGAATGTGGATGCCGTCGATACGCTGCTGCCGGGCGTAGGCGTGTATGCCGGCCGGTGCACAGCCGAAGGCGCGACATGGCCGGCGGCCATCAACGTGGGTTCCAATCCGACGTTCGGCGAGCAAACCTTGAAGGTGGAAGTGCATTTGATCGGCTTTCACGATTCGCTTTATAGCCAGCCGCTGGAGGTTGACTTCCTGGCACGTCTCCGCGACATTGTGCAATTTGCCGATGTCGATGCCTTGAAGACCCAACTGGCCCGGGACGTGGCTGCGGCCGAAAAAGCATTCCAACAATTCGCCCATGAGCAGCCCTGA